The following coding sequences are from one Tissierella sp. window:
- the hcp gene encoding hydroxylamine reductase, translating into MSMFCYQCQETAQGKGCTKVGVCGKTADLAALQDLMIYAVKGISVLGVKADAAGITVPGLDRLVIDSLFMTITNANFDKERFFAKIKEALKARDELKALLIEKGIDLGNLADAATFTVNSNDEIVFKAESKEVGVLATENEDVRSLRELIIYGIKGMAAYAEHAINLGYEDAEISKFIRRAMAATLDDSLTADDLVALTLETGKYGVDVMALLDKANTSTYGNPEITEVNIGVSNRPGILVSGHDLKDFEELLEQTKDSGVDIYTHGEMLPANYYPKFKEYSHFVGNYGNAWWKQKEEFEKFNGVILFTTNCIVPPLASYADRVYTTGASGYPGFKHIADRVNGNPKDFSELIEHAKKLPAPTEIETGKIVGGFAHAQVFALADKVVDAVKSGAIKKFFVMAGCDGRQGSRNYYTDFAAALPKDTVILTAGCAKYKYNKLNLGDIGGIPRVLDAGQCNDSYSLAVIALKLKEIFELNDINELPIAYNIAWYEQKAVIVLLGLLHLGVKNIHLGPTLPAFLSPNVAKVLVDTFGIGTISNVEDDIAMFMGA; encoded by the coding sequence ATGAGTATGTTTTGTTATCAGTGTCAAGAAACAGCACAAGGAAAAGGATGTACAAAAGTAGGCGTATGTGGTAAGACTGCAGATCTTGCAGCATTACAAGATTTAATGATCTATGCAGTAAAGGGTATTTCAGTACTTGGAGTTAAAGCAGATGCAGCAGGAATTACAGTTCCTGGATTAGACAGATTAGTAATAGATAGTCTATTTATGACAATTACAAATGCAAACTTTGACAAAGAGAGATTCTTTGCAAAGATTAAAGAAGCTCTTAAAGCAAGAGATGAATTAAAAGCTCTTTTAATTGAAAAAGGTATAGATTTAGGAAATTTAGCAGATGCTGCAACATTTACTGTTAATTCAAATGATGAAATAGTATTTAAAGCAGAATCTAAAGAAGTAGGAGTACTTGCTACAGAAAATGAAGATGTAAGATCCCTAAGAGAATTAATTATATATGGTATTAAAGGAATGGCAGCATATGCAGAGCATGCAATCAACTTAGGATATGAAGATGCAGAAATCTCAAAATTCATTAGACGCGCAATGGCAGCTACTCTAGATGATAGCTTAACAGCAGATGATTTAGTAGCACTTACTTTAGAGACGGGTAAATATGGTGTTGATGTAATGGCATTATTAGATAAAGCTAATACATCTACTTATGGAAATCCAGAAATAACTGAAGTTAATATAGGAGTAAGCAATAGACCAGGTATCTTAGTATCAGGTCATGATTTAAAAGATTTTGAAGAGTTATTAGAACAAACTAAGGATTCAGGTGTAGATATCTATACTCATGGTGAAATGTTACCAGCTAACTACTATCCGAAGTTTAAAGAATATAGCCACTTTGTAGGAAACTACGGAAATGCTTGGTGGAAGCAAAAAGAAGAATTTGAGAAGTTTAACGGAGTTATATTATTCACTACAAACTGTATAGTACCTCCATTAGCATCATATGCAGATAGAGTATATACAACAGGTGCATCAGGATATCCAGGATTTAAACATATTGCGGATAGAGTAAATGGTAATCCTAAAGATTTCTCAGAATTAATAGAGCATGCTAAGAAATTACCAGCTCCAACAGAAATTGAAACTGGTAAAATAGTAGGTGGATTTGCTCACGCACAAGTATTTGCACTAGCTGATAAGGTTGTTGATGCAGTTAAATCAGGCGCAATCAAGAAATTCTTCGTAATGGCAGGTTGTGACGGAAGACAAGGAAGCAGAAACTACTACACAGATTTTGCAGCAGCATTACCAAAAGATACTGTAATTCTTACAGCAGGTTGTGCAAAATATAAATACAATAAGTTAAACCTAGGAGATATTGGTGGAATTCCAAGAGTATTAGATGCAGGACAATGTAATGACTCCTACTCCTTAGCAGTTATAGCACTTAAGCTAAAAGAAATATTTGAATTAAACGATATCAATGAATTGCCAATAGCTTACAATATTGCATGGTATGAGCAAAAAGCAGTAATAGTATTACTTGGACTATTACATCTAGGTGTAAAAAACATCCACTTAGGACCAACATTGCCAGCATTCCTTTCACCAAATGTAGCTAAAGTATTAGTAGACACTTTTGGAATTGGAACAATCTCCAATGTAGAAGACGATATAGCAATGTTCATGGGAGCATAA
- a CDS encoding winged helix-turn-helix domain-containing protein yields the protein MKFKFYLRESRIYDFLKFPSLIFARERYEKSEGDHDYKEFPMDDYFDLIKKVEDNLKPYAKDIEVFYMDHFLSDYKFIDLISTTNNIFGYKNEKEYLDMLLTLNEEEINKSIIYSLIMINEGNYEYSDEIMNKAESISMNKDELFSVIKDLPTEAATKWNLFLIVEEPIKYMKMYVDLMNNLLPIFEEIYSSYEDEVKDYGQYLVNFLNENGPKGLEEITYSIYSPKIIDSEETNIFISIMMAFAIGLIGAGKENYLAWGLKMEEAFKRMKEINENKINERVQIFKNLGDKTRYEVVKLIASGQTSTKEIANELGVSSATISYHINNLIQSKVIKIDKSNNKYGYVVDYDLLEKAMKDFKEDLIFPKES from the coding sequence ATGAAGTTTAAGTTTTATCTTAGAGAAAGTAGAATATATGATTTCTTGAAATTTCCAAGTTTGATTTTTGCAAGGGAAAGATATGAGAAATCTGAAGGAGATCATGATTATAAAGAATTTCCTATGGATGATTATTTTGATTTAATTAAGAAGGTGGAGGATAATCTAAAACCATATGCAAAAGATATAGAAGTATTTTATATGGACCACTTTTTAAGCGATTATAAATTTATAGATTTAATTTCAACAACCAATAATATATTTGGTTATAAAAATGAAAAAGAGTATTTAGATATGTTATTGACATTAAATGAAGAAGAGATAAATAAAAGCATTATTTATTCGTTAATTATGATTAATGAAGGTAATTATGAATATTCAGATGAAATTATGAATAAAGCTGAATCCATTAGTATGAATAAAGATGAATTATTTTCAGTAATAAAAGATTTGCCCACTGAAGCAGCTACAAAATGGAATCTGTTTTTAATAGTGGAAGAACCAATTAAATACATGAAAATGTATGTTGATTTAATGAATAATTTATTGCCTATTTTTGAAGAAATCTATTCATCATATGAAGATGAAGTGAAGGATTATGGACAATATTTAGTTAATTTTTTAAATGAAAATGGTCCAAAAGGTTTAGAGGAAATAACTTATTCTATTTATAGCCCAAAGATTATAGATAGTGAAGAAACCAATATATTTATCTCTATAATGATGGCTTTTGCCATCGGGCTGATAGGTGCAGGTAAGGAAAACTATCTAGCTTGGGGACTAAAAATGGAAGAAGCCTTCAAAAGAATGAAAGAAATAAATGAGAATAAGATTAATGAGAGGGTTCAGATATTTAAAAATTTGGGGGATAAGACTAGATATGAAGTGGTGAAATTAATAGCTTCAGGGCAAACTTCTACTAAAGAAATCGCAAATGAATTGGGAGTATCCAGTGCAACCATATCTTATCACATAAATAATTTAATACAATCAAAGGTCATAAAGATAGATAAATCAAATAATAAATATGGCTATGTAGTAGATTATGATTTACTAGAAAAAGCTATGAAAGATTTTAAAGAAGATTTAATCTTTCCAAAAGAATCTTAA
- a CDS encoding ABC transporter substrate-binding protein, which yields MNKYFDVKDKVYDITEKYPETIDIFVANGFEQLANEKMRKIMGKTISVEMACKTKKVNIQLFEQKLIEAIDQNRVSIDAALVDSKKVTGGDIKIDGVLPCPVRLPLLEGFEKWLGENKFDFTVDYDLKVASGGVDWIKEKIEKLNSEDELSDLFMSAGFDLFFDKKLMGKFKEQGVFEDLTGFDNINKDFQNKEINLKDPDNQYSMIGVVPAVFLVNKEEIGDRQMPQTWADLFKPEFEGEVSLPIGDFDLFNAILLNIYKSYGKEGLRSLGKCFMRNMHPAEMVKSHIRKKDKPTITIMPYFFTKMITGNGPMLPIWPKDGSIISPIFLLTKNSKREQIKPFVDFFASKEVGEILSHNGRFPSTNPEVENNLTEEQKFMWLGWDFIKSHDIGELIKECERIFNESI from the coding sequence ATGAATAAATACTTTGATGTAAAAGACAAAGTTTATGACATAACGGAAAAATACCCAGAGACTATAGATATATTTGTGGCAAATGGTTTTGAACAGTTAGCAAATGAAAAGATGAGAAAGATAATGGGGAAAACCATTTCAGTGGAAATGGCTTGTAAGACCAAGAAGGTAAATATTCAGCTGTTTGAACAAAAATTAATAGAAGCAATTGATCAAAATAGAGTATCAATAGATGCTGCATTAGTTGATAGCAAAAAAGTAACAGGTGGAGATATTAAAATAGATGGAGTATTACCATGCCCTGTTAGACTGCCATTACTGGAAGGGTTTGAAAAATGGCTTGGGGAAAACAAATTTGATTTTACTGTAGATTATGACCTCAAAGTAGCATCAGGTGGGGTAGATTGGATTAAAGAAAAAATAGAGAAGTTAAATAGTGAAGATGAGTTATCTGATCTGTTTATGTCAGCAGGATTTGATTTATTCTTTGATAAAAAGCTTATGGGAAAATTTAAAGAGCAGGGAGTATTTGAAGATTTAACAGGATTTGATAATATAAATAAGGATTTTCAAAATAAAGAAATAAACTTAAAGGATCCAGATAATCAATATTCGATGATTGGAGTAGTTCCAGCAGTATTTTTAGTAAACAAAGAAGAAATAGGGGATAGACAAATGCCTCAGACTTGGGCAGATTTATTTAAGCCAGAGTTTGAAGGTGAAGTATCTTTGCCTATCGGTGATTTTGATTTGTTCAATGCAATACTTTTAAATATATATAAGAGTTATGGAAAAGAAGGACTAAGGAGCCTGGGTAAATGCTTTATGAGAAATATGCATCCAGCAGAAATGGTAAAATCCCATATAAGAAAAAAGGATAAACCAACAATAACAATTATGCCATACTTCTTCACTAAGATGATAACTGGAAATGGACCAATGCTTCCAATATGGCCAAAGGATGGTTCAATAATTAGTCCAATATTTCTACTAACCAAGAACTCAAAGAGAGAGCAAATAAAACCTTTTGTAGATTTCTTTGCATCAAAGGAAGTAGGAGAAATTCTATCCCATAATGGTAGATTTCCATCTACAAATCCAGAAGTGGAAAACAATTTAACAGAGGAACAAAAATTCATGTGGCTAGGTTGGGATTTCATCAAGAGTCATGATATTGGAGAGTTAATCAAAGAATGCGAAAGGATTTTTAATGAATCCATTTAG
- a CDS encoding cation diffusion facilitator family transporter, whose product MTEFFLKLATKGNTNYSDKNVRERVGYIAGFVGLFVNLLLSILKLIVGLIVSSIAVTADAFNNLSDSASSIMTLIGFKLSNAPPDKKHPYGHGRIEYLLALMIAFMVMIVGFQFIKSSVDRIINPKPVEFQLIPFILLVISIFFKIWLSVFNRKLGDKISSAALKATATDALGDVITTSVVVLSLLLSLITDYPIDGYIGVLVALLILYSGFSLVKETISPLIGEAPDEDIIAGIIDGVLSYDYILGVHDLIVHNYGPGRIMATIDAEIPADIDVVTIHNIIDQAEREISEKYNLHLVIHMDPIGKETKELTKIRNTIKHVIRPNEMIRSIHDLNIVECDGNKTLIFHLVIDGNKIDKDFSEEKIEKELIENIKAVNKDLICNIIFDVEY is encoded by the coding sequence TTGACAGAGTTTTTTTTAAAGCTTGCTACAAAAGGAAACACTAATTATTCAGATAAAAATGTAAGAGAAAGAGTAGGATATATTGCTGGCTTTGTAGGATTGTTTGTTAATTTATTATTATCTATATTAAAGCTTATTGTCGGATTGATAGTGTCTTCCATTGCTGTTACAGCTGATGCTTTTAACAACTTATCCGATAGTGCTTCTTCTATTATGACATTAATAGGATTTAAGCTTTCAAATGCACCACCAGATAAGAAGCATCCTTATGGACATGGAAGAATAGAGTATTTACTTGCATTGATGATAGCATTTATGGTTATGATAGTAGGATTTCAATTTATTAAATCATCAGTTGATAGAATTATTAATCCAAAACCTGTAGAATTTCAACTAATTCCTTTTATACTATTGGTCATATCAATATTTTTCAAAATATGGCTGAGTGTATTTAATAGAAAACTAGGAGATAAGATTTCATCAGCAGCGCTAAAGGCAACAGCCACAGATGCTTTAGGTGATGTAATTACCACATCTGTTGTAGTCTTATCCTTATTATTGTCCCTTATAACTGATTATCCAATTGACGGTTATATAGGAGTTTTAGTAGCTCTTTTGATTTTGTACTCAGGATTCTCCTTGGTAAAGGAAACCATTAGCCCATTAATTGGGGAAGCGCCAGATGAAGATATTATAGCAGGTATCATTGATGGGGTTCTTTCCTATGATTATATCTTGGGAGTACATGATTTGATAGTACATAATTATGGACCTGGAAGGATTATGGCCACAATAGATGCTGAGATACCAGCTGATATAGATGTAGTCACTATCCACAATATCATCGATCAAGCAGAAAGGGAAATAAGCGAAAAATATAATTTGCATTTAGTTATTCATATGGATCCTATAGGGAAAGAGACAAAGGAATTGACTAAAATAAGAAATACAATAAAACATGTAATTAGACCAAATGAAATGATTAGATCAATACATGATTTGAATATTGTTGAATGTGATGGAAATAAAACACTTATATTCCATCTAGTCATAGATGGCAACAAAATAGATAAAGATTTTTCAGAGGAGAAAATAGAAAAGGAATTAATAGAAAATATTAAAGCTGTAAATAAAGATTTGATATGTAATATTATCTTTGATGTTGAATACTAA
- a CDS encoding GTP-binding protein: MNLIVVSGPPSSGKTSIILKTIDALKQQKISVGVVKFDCLYTDDDILYEKAGIPVKKGLSGALCPDHFFASNIEEVVQWGQKMDLDMLITESAGLCNRCSPYIKSIKGVCVIDNLSGINTPKKIGPMLKSADIVVITKGDIVSQAEREVFASRVNSVNPRATTMHINGLTGQGAYELSTLLVDEDQSIDSVQGMELRFPMPAAMCSYCLGETRIGEAYQMGNVRKMELGDDYE, translated from the coding sequence ATGAATTTAATAGTAGTATCAGGTCCTCCTTCATCAGGAAAGACCTCAATAATATTAAAAACTATAGATGCATTGAAACAACAGAAGATTTCTGTAGGGGTAGTTAAATTTGACTGTCTCTATACAGATGATGATATATTATATGAAAAGGCTGGAATTCCAGTAAAAAAAGGACTTTCAGGTGCTCTTTGTCCAGACCATTTCTTTGCTTCAAATATTGAAGAAGTAGTACAATGGGGACAAAAAATGGATTTAGATATGTTAATTACAGAATCTGCAGGGCTTTGTAATAGATGTTCACCCTATATAAAATCCATCAAGGGTGTTTGTGTCATAGACAATTTGTCGGGGATAAATACTCCAAAGAAGATTGGGCCTATGCTAAAATCTGCAGATATAGTAGTTATCACAAAGGGTGATATAGTATCCCAAGCAGAAAGGGAAGTATTTGCATCCAGAGTAAATTCAGTAAATCCAAGGGCGACAACTATGCATATAAATGGATTGACTGGGCAAGGGGCTTATGAACTAAGTACCTTGTTAGTAGATGAGGATCAAAGTATAGATTCAGTACAGGGAATGGAATTAAGATTTCCAATGCCAGCAGCTATGTGCTCTTACTGTCTAGGAGAAACTAGAATTGGAGAAGCATATCAGATGGGTAATGTAAGGAAGATGGAACTAGGTGATGACTATGAATAA
- a CDS encoding sugar phosphate isomerase/epimerase codes for MTCKFGMPTLIEKDSILDNALLCKELNLDFIELNMNLPYCMPDRNKPEEILKLKEENNINFTIHFPEEIDFGCFYDEIRQANIILFNNIATWASKFGVEKINIHLNPGIYFTLPKEKVFVYDRHIEMFIEKFTDSMIKIVNIAKPLGIKICVENMKIHEFMEETFKRMVNIENLYFTWDVGHDAMSNYRMKEIYIENPHKVSHMHLHDYNGNSDHQILFEGLIPIKERIKFAKENNLTVVIETKTEEALRKSIERLST; via the coding sequence ATGACTTGTAAATTTGGTATGCCAACATTAATTGAAAAAGACAGTATTTTGGACAATGCATTATTATGTAAGGAATTAAACTTAGATTTTATAGAGTTAAATATGAATTTGCCTTATTGTATGCCAGATAGGAATAAGCCAGAAGAAATACTAAAGTTAAAGGAAGAAAACAATATCAATTTTACAATTCATTTTCCTGAAGAAATTGATTTTGGATGCTTCTATGATGAAATAAGACAAGCTAATATTATATTGTTTAATAATATAGCAACATGGGCTTCTAAATTTGGAGTAGAGAAAATAAACATTCATTTGAATCCTGGAATTTATTTTACCCTACCTAAAGAGAAAGTATTTGTCTATGACAGGCATATAGAGATGTTTATTGAGAAGTTCACAGATTCCATGATCAAGATAGTAAATATAGCAAAACCACTAGGAATAAAAATATGTGTAGAAAATATGAAAATACACGAATTTATGGAAGAAACATTTAAAAGAATGGTGAATATTGAAAACTTATACTTTACATGGGATGTTGGACATGATGCTATGTCTAATTATAGAATGAAGGAAATATACATAGAAAATCCTCATAAGGTAAGTCATATGCATTTACATGATTACAATGGAAATAGTGATCATCAAATTTTATTTGAGGGTCTTATCCCTATAAAAGAAAGGATTAAATTTGCAAAAGAAAATAATTTAACTGTTGTAATAGAAACAAAAACAGAAGAAGCCTTAAGGAAATCAATAGAGCGATTATCGACATAG
- a CDS encoding MFS transporter, producing MNFKLIKRKDFSLLILGKLVSLLGSNMQQFALSLYVLSLTGSATIFASILSISILPRLILSPIAGVFGDWFDRKRSIVVLDFLNSIIIGSFAVIYIINGNISIPMIYILVILLEITEIFFHSAMSAVLPSVVTKEELLEANSFNSLVMNIGNMLSPVLAAFLYGTFGMKIILIVNSISFLLSAISEMFINVPKNHKTPEKINIKAFKTDFVEGINIIKSNKLISTMISLGTIINFCMGPLFSIGLIFIIKEVFKTNDFQFGMFQMVLSASMLVAPILCGSIIKKLKIGKLCFISFSIMSILILIMAIIPSNLFMSIFTTTMVPYIGLLIISFMVGIVVTVANIALGTLFSQTVPLDLMGRTSTVFGLAVTVFIPVGQMIFGFLYDIISPSIVIATSATILIITVIKYKSALISYDKENVEATIIGDGMNEV from the coding sequence ATGAATTTTAAGCTTATAAAACGGAAGGATTTTTCTTTACTGATATTAGGTAAATTAGTGTCTTTGCTTGGCAGTAATATGCAACAATTTGCACTATCCTTATATGTACTTTCACTTACTGGTTCAGCAACTATTTTCGCATCTATTTTATCAATATCCATTTTACCAAGATTAATATTGTCTCCAATAGCTGGAGTATTTGGAGATTGGTTTGATAGAAAAAGATCAATAGTAGTATTAGACTTCTTAAATTCAATCATCATTGGTAGCTTTGCAGTAATTTATATCATCAATGGCAATATATCCATTCCGATGATTTATATTTTGGTTATTTTGTTAGAGATTACTGAGATATTTTTTCATTCAGCTATGTCAGCTGTTTTACCAAGCGTTGTGACAAAGGAAGAATTATTAGAAGCGAACTCATTTAATTCACTTGTAATGAATATAGGAAATATGCTATCACCTGTTTTAGCTGCTTTCCTTTATGGTACTTTTGGGATGAAGATTATTTTGATTGTTAATTCCATAAGTTTTTTATTATCAGCTATTAGCGAAATGTTTATAAATGTACCTAAAAATCATAAAACTCCAGAAAAGATTAATATAAAGGCTTTTAAGACAGATTTTGTTGAGGGTATAAATATAATTAAAAGCAATAAGTTAATATCTACAATGATAAGCTTGGGGACTATAATTAATTTTTGTATGGGACCACTATTCTCCATTGGATTAATATTTATAATTAAAGAAGTATTTAAAACCAATGATTTTCAATTTGGGATGTTTCAAATGGTTTTATCTGCATCCATGTTAGTTGCACCAATTCTTTGTGGAAGTATTATTAAAAAGCTGAAAATAGGCAAGCTATGTTTTATAAGCTTTTCTATTATGTCAATATTGATATTAATCATGGCAATTATACCATCCAATCTATTTATGAGTATTTTTACTACAACTATGGTGCCCTATATTGGGTTACTAATTATTTCATTCATGGTTGGTATAGTTGTTACCGTGGCTAATATAGCTTTAGGAACCCTTTTTAGTCAAACAGTTCCTCTGGATTTAATGGGGAGAACATCAACAGTTTTTGGCTTAGCAGTTACAGTATTTATTCCCGTAGGGCAAATGATTTTTGGATTCCTATATGATATAATATCTCCAAGTATTGTAATAGCGACAAGCGCGACTATATTAATAATTACAGTTATTAAATATAAATCAGCCTTAATAAGTTATGATAAGGAAAATGTGGAGGCAACAATAATAGGAGATGGGATGAATGAAGTTTAA
- a CDS encoding M23 family metallopeptidase: MKTKDNSKICIMIVPHTKKVKKLVIPHWLPKVALMLTSIFIISLGLYFSKATTYQLNLRRVAQDKISIIQDLEEMNREKDLELASLRDETKQLQAKAIDVENKLIEINNLQKTLEEMAGIDSPSKGADTIASNISFSDLDPNTEMDILAEVLDDKKIELEVFIEDLELQFAYLETVPDLMPTSGRITSKFGNRKNPFGRGIQFHQGVDIANSRGTKVVASAKGTVIFAGYKGGYGRTVIIDHGNEYKTLYAHNSSLVVSVGDKVDKGQMISKMGSTGVSTGNHLHFEIHKNNKYINPLTVIKD, from the coding sequence ATGAAGACCAAGGATAATTCAAAAATCTGCATAATGATAGTACCACATACCAAAAAGGTTAAAAAACTTGTAATACCACACTGGTTACCTAAAGTTGCTTTAATGCTAACATCAATCTTTATTATTAGTTTAGGCTTGTATTTTAGCAAAGCTACTACATATCAATTAAATTTAAGAAGAGTTGCTCAGGATAAAATCTCAATTATTCAGGATCTAGAAGAAATGAATCGAGAAAAAGATTTGGAGCTAGCTAGCCTTAGAGATGAAACTAAACAGTTGCAGGCAAAAGCAATTGATGTTGAAAATAAGCTTATTGAAATTAACAATTTGCAAAAGACATTAGAAGAAATGGCTGGTATTGATAGTCCTTCTAAGGGTGCTGATACGATTGCATCAAATATTAGTTTTAGTGATTTAGATCCTAATACTGAGATGGATATACTGGCAGAGGTATTAGATGATAAAAAGATTGAATTAGAAGTTTTCATAGAAGACTTAGAGCTTCAATTTGCCTATTTAGAAACAGTTCCTGATTTAATGCCTACATCTGGAAGAATTACTTCAAAGTTTGGAAATAGAAAAAATCCATTTGGCAGAGGAATTCAATTTCATCAAGGTGTAGATATTGCCAACTCAAGAGGCACAAAAGTTGTCGCTTCTGCTAAGGGTACTGTAATATTTGCTGGATATAAGGGTGGTTATGGTAGAACTGTTATCATAGATCATGGTAATGAATATAAAACTTTATATGCTCACAACAGTAGTTTGGTAGTTTCTGTTGGAGATAAAGTGGACAAGGGTCAAATGATTTCCAAAATGGGTAGCACAGGAGTATCTACAGGAAATCATCTACATTTTGAAATTCATAAAAACAATAAATATATAAATCCATTAACTGTAATAAAGGATTAA
- a CDS encoding polymer-forming cytoskeletal protein gives MFKKRDDIVEDLDSLIGENIKIIGKIVGKGSIRIDGSVEGDIEYDGNIVVGETGKVSGNINSNDVSLAGTIKGNVDSKTKLVILPTGTLIGDVQVPSFIVHENAKFDGNCKMINNKTTESNVKAKAENSK, from the coding sequence ATGTTTAAGAAAAGGGATGATATAGTGGAAGACTTAGATTCTTTAATTGGCGAAAACATCAAAATTATTGGCAAAATAGTTGGTAAGGGAAGTATTCGAATTGATGGAAGTGTTGAAGGTGATATTGAATACGACGGAAATATTGTTGTTGGAGAAACAGGAAAAGTCAGCGGAAATATCAATTCAAATGATGTATCCTTAGCTGGTACTATCAAAGGAAATGTTGATTCAAAAACAAAGCTGGTTATTCTTCCCACTGGAACATTAATAGGAGATGTGCAAGTTCCTAGTTTTATAGTCCATGAAAATGCTAAGTTTGATGGCAATTGTAAAATGATAAATAATAAAACTACGGAATCAAATGTTAAGGCGAAAGCTGAAAATAGTAAGTAA
- a CDS encoding ATP-binding cassette domain-containing protein, whose translation MNKLSIRQLEDKYPFITNYFEENKLDTENFKDVTFREYLDHFTQEDVENWAIDKVKLEEDLEAYINQMKEFLGIKDEVGISSLTILAGHDKSGNKEGFEEITIHKSEIISIVGPTGSGKSRLLADIEWTAQGDTPTGRGILINGEVPDKKWRFSSNNKLVAQLSQNMNFVMDLSVREFLELHAQSRLVEDVEEVVYKIIEAANKLAGEKFDLDTPITSLSGGQSRALMIADTAILSSSPIVLIDEIENAGIDRKKALDLLLSEDKIVLMATHDPTLALIADRRIVIKNGGISTVIETSPKEKELLIELERMDNIIQSMRNKLRVGESLEREEI comes from the coding sequence ATGAATAAATTAAGCATAAGACAACTAGAAGACAAATATCCATTTATAACAAACTATTTTGAAGAAAATAAATTGGATACAGAAAATTTTAAAGATGTAACATTTAGAGAATACTTAGACCATTTTACCCAAGAAGATGTAGAGAACTGGGCAATTGACAAGGTAAAATTAGAAGAGGATCTTGAGGCATATATAAATCAAATGAAGGAATTTCTAGGGATTAAAGACGAAGTGGGCATCAGTTCCTTAACAATACTTGCAGGACATGACAAATCAGGAAATAAAGAAGGCTTTGAAGAGATTACTATTCACAAGTCTGAAATCATATCCATAGTGGGGCCGACAGGTTCCGGAAAGTCTAGACTACTTGCAGATATTGAGTGGACTGCCCAAGGTGACACTCCTACAGGCAGAGGGATATTAATAAATGGAGAAGTACCAGATAAAAAATGGAGATTCTCTTCTAATAATAAGTTGGTAGCTCAACTTTCACAAAACATGAATTTTGTAATGGATTTATCCGTAAGAGAATTTTTAGAGTTACATGCACAGAGTAGATTAGTAGAAGATGTGGAAGAAGTAGTATATAAGATAATAGAAGCAGCAAATAAATTAGCGGGAGAAAAATTTGATTTAGATACACCAATTACCAGTTTAAGTGGTGGGCAATCAAGGGCCTTAATGATTGCAGATACTGCAATACTTAGTTCTTCTCCTATAGTACTAATTGATGAAATAGAAAATGCAGGTATAGATAGAAAGAAAGCCTTGGATTTACTTTTATCTGAGGACAAAATAGTCCTAATGGCTACTCATGATCCGACACTGGCACTCATTGCTGATAGGAGAATAGTCATTAAAAATGGTGGCATTTCCACAGTAATAGAGACTAGTCCAAAGGAAAAAGAGTTGTTAATAGAGCTTGAAAGAATGGATAATATTATCCAGAGCATGAGAAATAAACTAAGAGTAGGCGAAAGCTTAGAAAGGGAGGAAATATAA
- a CDS encoding DUF896 domain-containing protein, which yields MKELIKKINELANKSKTVGLTELEKEEQQKLRQEYLKVFRGNMKETLMTVKVVDEEGNDVTPEKLKEEQTKPKYMN from the coding sequence ATGAAAGAATTAATAAAGAAAATAAATGAACTTGCTAATAAGTCAAAGACGGTAGGATTGACAGAATTAGAAAAAGAAGAGCAACAAAAATTGCGCCAAGAATATCTTAAAGTATTTAGGGGTAATATGAAGGAGACTCTAATGACAGTAAAAGTAGTAGATGAAGAAGGTAATGATGTTACTCCAGAAAAACTAAAAGAAGAGCAGACAAAACCAAAATATATGAACTAA